Below is a window of Phreatobacter oligotrophus DNA.
CCACAAGCGCGCCCGAGAGGCCGGAGAGAAGATCGGTGGGCATGGGTGAACCTCCCGGTGGGGGACCGCCGTTCAGGCGTTGGCCGACGTCAGGGCCGCACGATTCCACGGTGCGAGCGACAGAATGCGGGCCATGGCGCAGGTGCCTGTCACGCCGGCAAAGGCGAGGCCCAGCCCCACAAAGCCGGGGACGGCCAGGAAGCCCGGATGCACGAGAACGCCGAGGGCGGTGCCGACTGCGCCCAGAGAACCTGCAACGATCTGTACCTGCCGCATGATCTCGATCGGCTGGCGCGCATCCTTGACGATGGGAAGGCCTGCGTCGCGCCAGGCCTCGATCCCGCCCTCGAGCACGTAAACCTTCGCACCCGGCACGGTGGTCGCGAGACGCTGGGCGTTGACGGCTGTTCTGTTGCCGCTCCGGCAGTGGAAAATAACCGCTCCCGCCACTTTGGGCGGACTGCGCTCGATCGATGACAGCGGGTGGTGGCTCGCCAGCGGGACGTGCTCGCGGCGCCATTCATCCGTCTCGCGAATGTCGACGAGGGTGGCGCTATGGGAGAGCATGGCAAAGGCTTCGGCCGGGGCGATGTGCTTGATGGTCATGGGTCAGTCCTCGAAGGTCAGATCACGCCTTGCGGCAATAGAGGCGGTAAAGTTCGGCCATGAGCTCGCGGATGCGAGGATCGGCGATGCGATACCAGAGCGTCTGGCTTTCCCTGCGAAAGGCGAGAATGCCCTCGTCCCGCATCTTGGCGAGATGCTGGGACAGCGCCGACTGGCTGATGCCGATCCTGCTGACTAGGGTCCCGACATTCGTCTCCTCCTGCTCCATCAGGACGCAGAGGATCTGAAGGCGCCGCTCGTTGGCGAGAGCGCGCAACGTGTCGGCGACCTCGAGCGCATTGGCCTCGAAGGCGGCCGGATCGAGCATGTCGGGCAATGGGTTCATAGCGATCTCTAATTTAGATATTGCTTATTTAGAGGTATCGAATATATCTGTCAACACCCATCGTTGAACGAGCTAGCCATGTCGACCCGCCGTGAACCTCTCATCCACGCCTTCTTCGACGAAGCCACGAACACGATCAGCTACATCGTGGCCGATCCCGCGACCCGCGAAGCGGCGGTCATCGACGCGGTCCTCGACTACGACCCGAACGCTGGCGAGGTGGACACGCGCTCGGTGGAAGCGATCCTCACCAAGGCAGCCGCCGAGGACTACCGGATTGTCTGGACGCTGGAGACCCACGCGCATGCCGACCACCTGTCCGGCTCTCCCCTGATCAAGGCGAAGACCGGCGCCAGGATCGGCATCGGGGAGCACATCAAGGAGGTGCAGCGCAT
It encodes the following:
- a CDS encoding rhodanese family protein; this translates as MTIKHIAPAEAFAMLSHSATLVDIRETDEWRREHVPLASHHPLSSIERSPPKVAGAVIFHCRSGNRTAVNAQRLATTVPGAKVYVLEGGIEAWRDAGLPIVKDARQPIEIMRQVQIVAGSLGAVGTALGVLVHPGFLAVPGFVGLGLAFAGVTGTCAMARILSLAPWNRAALTSANA
- a CDS encoding ArsR/SmtB family transcription factor — protein: MNPLPDMLDPAAFEANALEVADTLRALANERRLQILCVLMEQEETNVGTLVSRIGISQSALSQHLAKMRDEGILAFRRESQTLWYRIADPRIRELMAELYRLYCRKA